From Spartinivicinus ruber, the proteins below share one genomic window:
- a CDS encoding efflux RND transporter periplasmic adaptor subunit yields MNLRLSKRAISLLIAIGLIVLTASGLLALKLTAKQPERKANQDRTWKIDVMTVEKQAHQPEITLYGRVESPFETTLTAATTAYIEAVPVREGMLVQQGEVLVILDQRDLLLIKSQREADIINIKAKIAAENTRYEYDQRALIEEKKLLLIAHNAVARQSSLKQRNLSSVTQLEEAKQGEAQQALNVNKMEQTIVDYENRLLQLQAQLKQAEALLAQTLLDLERATVTAPLTGKVSQVQVAPGARVQAGEPLLTLYDVANLEVRAQLPSRLLSQLKAQLPLTKQHVQSNAAVQADKMTNVSSLSGILQGTLSEANDMQPNKTLVVQLDRFAAAVSQGQGGVDGIFRITSTTLPNLELGRSVVLTLQLPPVSDSIAVPVTAIYNSQYVFKVVDNFLQSVTIEKVGELKQAGKEWALIRSEKLQTGDRLMITQIPNAITGMKVQLTSEVVNQTKKQQLTTQSNKSNLALQSS; encoded by the coding sequence ATGAACTTACGCTTATCCAAACGCGCTATATCTCTGCTCATTGCTATTGGTTTAATAGTGTTAACAGCCAGTGGGTTGTTAGCACTTAAGTTAACGGCAAAGCAGCCTGAGCGTAAAGCTAACCAAGACCGCACCTGGAAAATAGATGTGATGACGGTGGAAAAGCAAGCGCATCAACCTGAAATTACTCTGTATGGACGAGTGGAGTCACCTTTTGAAACCACCCTGACTGCAGCCACCACAGCTTATATTGAGGCAGTTCCTGTGAGAGAAGGGATGTTAGTTCAGCAAGGTGAAGTACTAGTGATATTGGATCAGCGCGATTTATTGCTGATAAAAAGTCAAAGAGAGGCGGACATCATCAATATTAAAGCAAAAATAGCCGCTGAAAACACCCGTTATGAATACGATCAACGAGCTTTAATCGAAGAAAAAAAATTACTGCTAATTGCGCATAACGCAGTTGCACGGCAAAGCTCACTTAAGCAAAGAAACTTGTCTTCTGTCACTCAGCTTGAAGAAGCCAAGCAAGGAGAAGCGCAACAGGCGCTTAATGTTAATAAAATGGAACAGACGATCGTCGATTATGAAAACCGTTTACTGCAATTGCAAGCACAACTTAAGCAGGCAGAAGCTCTGCTTGCCCAAACCTTGCTTGATCTAGAGCGTGCAACAGTGACGGCCCCTTTAACCGGCAAAGTATCCCAAGTACAGGTAGCACCTGGTGCACGTGTACAAGCAGGAGAGCCTTTGTTGACTTTGTATGATGTGGCTAACTTAGAGGTGAGAGCACAACTACCTAGTCGGTTGCTGTCCCAGTTAAAAGCACAGTTGCCGTTAACCAAACAACATGTGCAGTCTAATGCTGCAGTTCAAGCCGATAAAATGACTAATGTTTCCAGCCTATCCGGTATTTTACAAGGTACGCTATCTGAAGCTAATGACATGCAACCAAATAAAACACTCGTTGTTCAATTAGATAGGTTTGCGGCTGCTGTTAGTCAGGGGCAGGGGGGAGTAGACGGCATTTTTCGAATTACTTCCACAACACTACCAAACTTGGAGCTGGGGCGGTCGGTGGTTTTGACATTACAGTTACCGCCTGTCTCAGATTCTATTGCTGTACCAGTAACGGCTATATACAACAGTCAGTATGTATTTAAAGTAGTCGACAACTTTTTGCAATCGGTCACTATCGAAAAAGTAGGTGAGCTGAAACAAGCAGGTAAAGAGTGGGCGTTAATTCGCTCAGAAAAACTGCAAACAGGTGATCGGTTAATGATCACACAAATACCAAATGCCATTACAGGTATGAAAGTTCAGCTGACAAGCGAGGTGGTTAATCAAACAAAAAAGCAACAGCTAACCACACAATCTAATAAAAGTAACTTAGCCTTGCAATCCTCAT
- a CDS encoding glutathione peroxidase gives MFDNREGQRVPETTFRVRQNNEWVSITTHELFANKTVVVFSLPGAFTPTCSGTHLPRYNELADVLRANGVDTIACISVNDTFVMNAWAEDQQSENIQLIPDGNGEFTEGMGMLVDKAELGFGARSWRYSMLVKDGVIEKMFIEPNKPGDPFEVSDADTMLNYINPKAEEPEFYTLFSKPGCPHCARAKVLLTEKGAKYEEIQIGRDTTSRSLRAVSGADTVPQVFRSGIRIGGADDLEAFFAQ, from the coding sequence ATGTTCGACAATCGCGAAGGCCAACGAGTACCTGAAACAACTTTTAGGGTGAGACAAAACAATGAATGGGTAAGTATTACAACTCATGAGCTATTTGCGAATAAAACAGTCGTAGTATTTTCTTTACCAGGGGCATTTACCCCCACCTGCTCTGGTACCCACTTACCTCGCTACAATGAACTGGCTGATGTTTTAAGAGCCAATGGAGTTGATACCATTGCCTGCATTTCTGTTAACGATACGTTTGTAATGAATGCTTGGGCAGAAGACCAACAGTCTGAAAATATCCAACTGATACCGGATGGTAATGGTGAATTTACAGAAGGAATGGGAATGTTGGTTGACAAAGCCGAGCTTGGTTTTGGCGCACGTAGCTGGCGTTACTCCATGCTGGTAAAAGATGGCGTCATCGAAAAAATGTTTATTGAGCCTAATAAGCCAGGTGACCCCTTTGAAGTATCTGATGCCGATACCATGCTTAACTACATTAACCCCAAAGCAGAAGAGCCTGAGTTCTATACCTTATTTAGTAAACCCGGTTGTCCCCATTGTGCCAGAGCTAAAGTGCTGCTAACTGAAAAAGGAGCTAAATACGAGGAAATCCAAATCGGCCGTGATACCACTAGCCGTTCACTCCGTGCTGTCTCTGGTGCCGATACTGTACCTCAGGTATTCCGCAGCGGTATTCGTATTGGTGGCGCTGACGACCTGGAAGCATTTTTCGCTCAATAG